A section of the Triticum dicoccoides isolate Atlit2015 ecotype Zavitan chromosome 7A, WEW_v2.0, whole genome shotgun sequence genome encodes:
- the LOC119330752 gene encoding uncharacterized protein LOC119330752 gives MKKGALALFLILLTFASHGIWCEAARRGTMADAAHHHLRPHPQVQGLHETQGRRLLGKLEHMAGGGPGGGASGGGRNTGGGAANTRPHNTKNGGAVALPEPVTSVLALVFSTTILLSVLSF, from the exons ATGAAGAAAGGTGCTCTcgctctcttcctcatcctcctcaCCTTTGCTTCCCATGGCATATGGTGTGAAGCAGCTCGGAGAGGCACCATGGCTGATGCAGCTCATCATCATCTGAGGCCTCATCCCCAGGTGCAGGGATTGCATG AAACCCAAGGCAGGAGGCTCCTGGGGAAGCTGGAGCACATGGCAGGTGGTGGCCCCGGCGGTGGAGCAAGTGGCGGCGGGAGGAACACCGGTGGCGGTGCGGCGAACACGAGGCCGCACAATACCAAGAACGGCGGCGCTGTGGCCCTGCCGGAACCGGTGACCTCCGTTCTGGCACTGGTCTTCAGCACTACCATTCTTCTCTCGGTGCTCAGCTTCTAA